The Mus caroli chromosome 1, CAROLI_EIJ_v1.1, whole genome shotgun sequence genome has a window encoding:
- the Batf3 gene encoding basic leucine zipper transcriptional factor ATF-like 3: MSQGPPAVSVLQRSVDAPGNQPQSPKDDDRKVRRREKNRVAAQRSRKKQTQKADKLHEEHESLEQENSVLRREIAKLKEELRHLSEALKEHEKMCPLLLCPMNFVQLRSDPVASCLPR; encoded by the exons ATGTCGCAAGGGCCCCCCGCGGTCAGCGTGCTGCAGAGGAGCGTGGATGCGCCTGGGAACCAGCCGCAG AGCCCCAAGGACGATGACAGGAAAGTtcgaaggagagagaaaaaccgGGTTGCAGCTCAGAGGAGCCGGAAGAAGCAGACCCAGAAGGCTGACAAGCTCCACGAG GAGCATGAGAGCCTGGAGCAGGAGAACTCGGTGCTGCGCAGGGAGATTGCGAAGCTGAAGGAGGAGCTGCGGCACCTGAGCGAGGCGCTGAAGGAGCACGAGAAGATGTGCCCGCTGCTGCTGTGTCCTATGAACTTTGTGCAGCTTCGGTCAGACCCCGTGGCCAGCTGTCTACCACGATGA